A window from Streptomyces subrutilus encodes these proteins:
- a CDS encoding alanine racemase codes for MALTLYVDTARWRAHQKQIQDQFPGMIPVCKGNGYGFGHERLCEEATRMGADVLAVGTTYEAASIKDWFGGDLLVLTPFRRGEDPVPLPDRVIRSVSSLDGVRGLVGARVVIECMSSMRRHGISEQDLGQLHAAIEDVRLEGFALHLPLDRPDGSDAVEEVIGWMDRLRAARLPLHTMFVSHLRAEDLARLQQQFPQTRFRARIGTRLWLGDHEATEYRGAVLDVTRVAKGDRFGYRQQKAASDGWLVVVAGGTSHGVGLEAPKALHGVMPRAKGVARAGLATVNRNLSPFVWAGKQRWFAEPPHMQVSILFVPADATEPKVGDELVAHLRHTTTQFDRALDT; via the coding sequence ATGGCGCTCACGCTCTACGTCGACACCGCGCGCTGGCGTGCGCACCAGAAGCAGATCCAGGACCAGTTCCCCGGGATGATCCCGGTCTGCAAGGGCAACGGCTACGGCTTCGGCCACGAGCGGCTGTGCGAGGAGGCGACCCGGATGGGCGCCGACGTACTGGCCGTCGGGACGACGTACGAGGCCGCCAGCATCAAGGACTGGTTCGGCGGCGACCTGCTCGTCCTCACCCCCTTCCGGCGGGGCGAGGACCCGGTGCCGCTCCCCGACCGGGTCATCCGCTCGGTGTCCTCGCTGGACGGGGTGCGCGGCCTCGTGGGCGCCCGGGTGGTCATCGAGTGCATGAGTTCGATGCGCCGGCACGGCATCTCCGAGCAGGACCTCGGCCAGCTGCACGCGGCGATCGAGGACGTCCGGCTGGAGGGCTTCGCCCTGCACCTGCCGCTGGACCGCCCCGACGGCTCGGACGCGGTCGAGGAGGTCATCGGCTGGATGGACCGGCTGCGCGCCGCCCGACTGCCCCTGCACACCATGTTCGTCAGCCACCTGCGGGCCGAGGACCTGGCCCGGCTCCAGCAGCAGTTCCCGCAGACCCGCTTCCGGGCCCGCATCGGCACGCGGCTGTGGCTGGGCGACCACGAGGCGACCGAGTACCGCGGCGCGGTCCTCGACGTCACGCGCGTCGCCAAGGGCGACCGGTTCGGCTACCGGCAGCAGAAGGCCGCCTCCGACGGCTGGCTGGTCGTGGTGGCCGGCGGCACCTCGCACGGGGTGGGCCTGGAGGCCCCCAAGGCCCTGCACGGCGTGATGCCGCGTGCCAAGGGCGTCGCCCGCGCGGGCCTGGCCACGGTCAACCGCAACCTCTCGCCGTTCGTGTGGGCGGGCAAGCAGCGCTGGTTCGCGGAGCCCCCGCACATGCAGGTGTCGATCCTGTTCGTGCCGGCGGACGCCACCGAGCCCAAGGTCGGCGACGAGCTGGTGGCGCACCTGCGCCACACCACGACGCAGTTCGACCGCGCGCTGGACACCTGA
- a CDS encoding lipid II:glycine glycyltransferase FemX — protein sequence MSLSLRTISREQHLGYLQSLPSASHCQVPAWADVKNEWRSENLGWFDGSGELVGAALVLYRQLPKVKRYLAYLPEGPVINWYAPNLEEWLQPMLAHLKQQGAFTVKMGPPVVIRRWNSTAIKAGIQDPDVKRLRDVEASVIEPRAFEVSDKLRRMGWQQAEDGGAGFGDVQPRYVFQVPLANRSLDDVLKGFNQLWRRNIKKAEKAGVEVVQGGYEDLPTWQHLYEITAERDKFRPRPLSYFQRQWTALNAEDPNRMRLYIATHEGEPLAAATMLTVGQHVWYSYGASANHKREVRPSNAMQWRMLRDAYALGAGVYDLRGISDTLDENDHLFGLIQFKVGTGGEAVEYVGEWDFPLNKVLHKALDLYMSRR from the coding sequence ATGAGCCTGTCCCTGAGGACCATCAGCCGAGAGCAGCATCTGGGTTACCTCCAGAGCCTGCCCTCGGCGAGCCACTGCCAGGTCCCGGCGTGGGCCGACGTGAAGAACGAGTGGCGTTCGGAGAACCTCGGTTGGTTCGACGGCTCCGGCGAACTCGTCGGCGCCGCCCTCGTCTTGTACCGCCAGCTGCCCAAGGTGAAGCGGTATCTCGCGTACCTCCCCGAGGGCCCGGTCATCAACTGGTACGCCCCCAACCTGGAGGAGTGGCTCCAGCCGATGCTGGCGCACCTCAAGCAGCAGGGCGCCTTCACCGTGAAGATGGGCCCGCCCGTCGTCATCCGCCGCTGGAACTCGACCGCCATCAAGGCCGGCATCCAGGACCCCGACGTCAAGCGCCTGCGCGACGTGGAGGCCTCGGTCATCGAGCCCCGCGCCTTCGAGGTCTCCGACAAGCTCCGCCGCATGGGCTGGCAGCAGGCGGAGGACGGCGGCGCCGGCTTCGGCGACGTCCAGCCCCGGTACGTCTTCCAGGTCCCGCTGGCCAACCGCTCGCTGGACGACGTCCTCAAGGGCTTCAACCAGCTGTGGCGCCGCAACATCAAGAAGGCCGAGAAGGCCGGCGTCGAGGTCGTCCAAGGCGGCTACGAGGACCTGCCGACCTGGCAGCACCTGTACGAGATCACCGCCGAGCGCGACAAGTTCCGCCCGCGCCCGCTCAGCTACTTCCAGCGCCAGTGGACGGCCCTCAACGCCGAGGACCCCAACCGGATGCGGCTGTACATCGCGACGCACGAGGGGGAGCCGCTGGCCGCCGCCACGATGCTCACCGTCGGCCAGCACGTCTGGTACTCGTACGGCGCGTCCGCCAACCACAAGCGCGAGGTGCGGCCCTCGAACGCGATGCAGTGGCGCATGCTGCGCGACGCGTACGCACTGGGCGCCGGCGTCTACGACCTGCGCGGAATCTCTGACACGCTGGACGAGAACGATCACCTGTTCGGCCTGATCCAGTTCAAGGTCGGCACGGGCGGCGAGGCCGTGGAGTACGTCGGCGAGTGGGACTTCCCGCTCAACAAGGTGCTGCACAAGGCGCTCGACCTCTACATGTCGCGCCGCTGA
- the rpsF gene encoding 30S ribosomal protein S6, with the protein MRHYEVMVILDPDLEERAVSPLIENFLSVVREGNGKVEKVDTWGRRRLAYEIKKKPEGIYSVIDLQAEPAVVKELDRQMNLNESVLRTKVLRPETH; encoded by the coding sequence ATGCGTCACTACGAAGTGATGGTCATCCTCGACCCCGATCTCGAGGAGCGCGCTGTCTCCCCGCTGATCGAGAACTTCCTCTCCGTCGTCCGTGAGGGCAACGGAAAGGTCGAGAAGGTCGACACCTGGGGCCGTCGTCGTCTCGCTTACGAGATCAAGAAGAAGCCCGAGGGCATCTACTCGGTCATCGACCTCCAGGCCGAGCCTGCGGTCGTCAAGGAGCTTGACCGACAGATGAACCTGAACGAGTCGGTTCTCCGGACCAAGGTCCTTCGCCCCGAGACCCACTGA
- a CDS encoding single-stranded DNA-binding protein, whose product MAGETVITVVGNLVDDPELRFTPSGAAVAKFRVASTPRIFDKQTNEWKDGEGLFLTCSVWRQAAENVAESLQRGMRVIVQGRLKQRSYEDREGVKRTVYELDVEEVGPSLKTATAKVAKTTGRGGQGGYGGGGQQQGGGGGNWGGAPGGAAPQGGGGPSDDPWSSSAPAGGQQQGGGGGGWGGNSGGSGGGYSDEPPF is encoded by the coding sequence ATGGCAGGCGAGACCGTCATCACGGTCGTCGGCAATCTCGTCGACGACCCCGAGCTGCGCTTCACCCCCTCGGGTGCGGCGGTCGCGAAGTTCCGTGTCGCGTCCACTCCCCGCATCTTCGACAAGCAGACCAACGAGTGGAAGGACGGCGAAGGCCTGTTCCTGACCTGTTCGGTCTGGCGTCAGGCGGCCGAGAACGTCGCCGAGTCCCTTCAGCGGGGCATGCGCGTCATCGTGCAGGGCCGCCTGAAGCAGCGGTCGTACGAGGACCGCGAGGGTGTCAAGCGCACGGTCTACGAGCTGGACGTCGAGGAAGTCGGCCCCAGCCTGAAGACCGCCACGGCCAAGGTCGCCAAGACCACGGGTCGCGGCGGCCAGGGTGGATACGGCGGCGGCGGACAGCAGCAGGGCGGCGGCGGTGGCAACTGGGGCGGAGCCCCCGGTGGCGCCGCTCCGCAGGGCGGCGGAGGCCCCTCCGACGACCCGTGGTCGTCCAGCGCGCCGGCCGGTGGCCAGCAGCAGGGCGGCGGCGGGGGCGGCTGGGGTGGAAACTCCGGCGGCTCCGGCGGTGGCTACTCGGACGAGCCGCCCTTCTAG
- the rpsR gene encoding 30S ribosomal protein S18, whose protein sequence is MAKPPVRKPKKKVCAFCKDKTAYVDYKDTNMLRKFISDRGKIRARRVTGNCTQHQRDVATAVKNSREMALLPYTSTAR, encoded by the coding sequence ATGGCGAAGCCGCCTGTGCGCAAGCCTAAGAAGAAGGTCTGCGCGTTCTGCAAGGACAAGACCGCGTACGTGGACTACAAGGACACGAACATGCTGCGGAAGTTCATTTCCGACCGCGGCAAGATCCGTGCCCGCCGCGTCACCGGCAACTGCACGCAGCACCAGCGTGACGTCGCCACGGCTGTGAAGAACAGCCGTGAGATGGCACTGCTGCCCTACACGTCCACCGCGCGATAA
- the rplI gene encoding 50S ribosomal protein L9: MKIILTHEVSGLGTAGDVVDVKDGYARNYLVPRGFAIRWTKGGEKDVAQIRRARKIHEIATIEQANEFKAKLEAVKVRLATRAGDAGRLFGSVTPADIATAIESSGGPKVDKRRVELGSPIKTLGSYQVSVRLHADVAANVGVEVVAA, encoded by the coding sequence ATGAAGATCATCCTGACCCACGAGGTTTCTGGCCTCGGTACCGCCGGCGATGTCGTCGACGTCAAGGACGGTTACGCTCGCAACTACCTGGTCCCGCGTGGTTTCGCGATCCGCTGGACCAAGGGTGGCGAGAAGGACGTGGCGCAGATCCGCCGCGCCCGCAAGATCCACGAGATCGCGACCATCGAGCAGGCCAACGAGTTCAAGGCCAAGCTTGAGGCCGTGAAGGTTCGCCTGGCCACCCGCGCGGGTGACGCCGGTCGTCTCTTCGGTTCCGTTACCCCGGCCGACATCGCCACGGCGATCGAGTCCTCGGGTGGCCCGAAGGTCGACAAGCGCCGCGTCGAGCTGGGCTCGCCGATCAAGACCCTCGGTTCGTACCAGGTCTCCGTGCGTCTGCACGCCGACGTGGCCGCGAACGTGGGCGTCGAGGTCGTCGCCGCCTAA
- a CDS encoding MATE family efflux transporter — protein MTQAPATPKAAPRRHDREIFALAVPAFGALVAEPLFVMADSAIVGHLGTPQLAGLGIAAALLTTAVSVFVFLAYATTAAVSRRVGAGDLRAAIRQGMDGIWLALLLGALVIAVVLPAAPWLVSLFGASDTVAPYAVTYLRISSFGIPAMLVVLASTGVLRGLQDTRTPLYVAVGGFALNGVLNVALVYGAGLGIAGSAWGTVIAQCAMAAVYLVVVVRGARRHGASLRPDATGIRACAQAGAPLLVRTLSLRAVLMIATAVAARLGDADIAAHQILLSLWSLLAFALDAIAIAGQAIIGRYLGAGDTEGAKAVCRRMVRWGIVSGLVLGLLVAAARPVFVPLFTGDPAVEDALLPALLVVAVSQPVSGIVFVLDGVLMGAGDGRYLAWAMLLTLAVFTPVALLVPSLGGGLTTLWWAMTLMMLVRMVTLQLRARSGRWLVAGATR, from the coding sequence ATGACACAGGCCCCCGCCACGCCGAAGGCCGCGCCGAGACGACACGACAGAGAGATCTTCGCTCTGGCCGTTCCCGCCTTCGGCGCCCTCGTCGCCGAGCCCCTCTTCGTGATGGCCGACAGCGCCATCGTGGGGCACCTCGGCACCCCCCAGCTGGCCGGCCTGGGCATCGCCGCCGCCCTCCTCACCACCGCGGTCAGCGTCTTCGTCTTCCTCGCCTACGCCACCACCGCGGCCGTCTCCCGCCGCGTCGGCGCCGGCGACCTGCGCGCGGCCATCCGCCAGGGCATGGACGGCATCTGGCTCGCCCTCCTGCTCGGGGCCCTCGTCATCGCGGTGGTGCTGCCCGCCGCTCCCTGGCTGGTCTCCCTCTTCGGGGCCTCGGACACGGTCGCCCCGTACGCCGTCACGTACCTGCGGATCTCCTCGTTCGGCATCCCGGCCATGCTCGTGGTCCTGGCCTCCACGGGTGTCCTGCGCGGCCTCCAGGACACCCGTACGCCGCTCTACGTCGCCGTGGGGGGCTTCGCCCTGAACGGCGTCCTGAACGTGGCGCTGGTGTACGGCGCGGGCCTCGGCATCGCCGGATCCGCATGGGGCACCGTCATCGCCCAGTGCGCCATGGCCGCGGTCTACCTCGTGGTCGTCGTACGGGGCGCCCGGCGGCACGGCGCCTCCCTGCGCCCGGACGCCACGGGCATACGGGCCTGCGCCCAGGCCGGGGCGCCGCTGCTCGTGCGCACCCTGTCGCTGCGGGCCGTCCTGATGATCGCTACCGCCGTCGCCGCCCGGCTCGGCGACGCCGACATCGCGGCGCACCAGATCCTGCTCTCCCTGTGGAGCCTGCTCGCCTTCGCCCTGGACGCCATCGCCATCGCGGGGCAGGCCATCATCGGCCGCTACCTGGGCGCCGGGGACACCGAGGGCGCCAAGGCCGTGTGCCGCCGCATGGTGCGGTGGGGCATCGTCTCGGGCCTCGTGCTCGGCCTGCTGGTCGCCGCCGCCCGGCCCGTGTTCGTCCCGCTGTTCACCGGCGACCCGGCGGTCGAGGACGCGCTGCTGCCCGCCCTGCTGGTGGTGGCCGTCTCCCAGCCCGTCTCCGGCATCGTCTTCGTGCTCGACGGGGTGCTGATGGGAGCGGGCGACGGTCGCTACCTGGCCTGGGCGATGCTGCTGACGCTGGCCGTCTTCACCCCGGTCGCCCTGCTCGTCCCCTCGCTCGGCGGCGGCCTGACGACGCTCTGGTGGGCCATGACGCTGATGATGCTGGTCCGGATGGTCACCCTCCAGCTCCGCGCCCGCTCGGGCCGCTGGCTGGTCGCCGGGGCCACCCGCTAG
- the dnaB gene encoding replicative DNA helicase, which translates to MSIPEPMDDPWADSGPGDRLPTRSRRGGEGRGRGDEQHERGREGGSWDGGGGGGFERVPPQDLDAEQSVLGGMLLSKDAIADVVEVLKGHDFYRPSHETIYQAILDLYAKGEPADPITVGAELTRRGEIGKVGGASYLHTLVQSVPTAANAEYYAEIVHERAVLRRLVAAGTKITQMGYAADGDVDEIVNSAQAEIYAVTEQRTSEDYLPLGDIMEGALDEIEAIGSRSGQMSGVPTGFTDLDSLTNGLHPGQMIVIAARPAMGKSTLALDFARACSIKSNLPSVIFSLEMGRNEIAMRLLSAEARVALHHMRSGTMTDDDWTRLARRMPDVSAAPLYIDDSPNLSMMEIRAKCRRLKQRNDLSLVVIDYLQLMQSGGSRRPESRQQEVSDMSRNLKLLAKELEVPVIALSQLNRGPEQRTDKKPMVSDLRESGSIEQDADMVILLHREDAYEKESPRAGEADLIVAKHRNGPTATITVAFQGHYSRFVDMANT; encoded by the coding sequence GTGAGCATCCCCGAGCCCATGGACGACCCTTGGGCCGACAGCGGTCCGGGGGACCGTCTGCCCACCCGTTCGCGCCGCGGTGGAGAAGGCCGCGGCCGCGGTGACGAGCAGCACGAGCGGGGCCGCGAGGGGGGCTCCTGGGACGGGGGCGGGGGCGGCGGCTTCGAGCGGGTCCCGCCGCAGGACCTCGACGCGGAGCAGTCGGTGCTCGGCGGCATGCTGCTGTCGAAGGACGCCATCGCCGACGTCGTGGAGGTCCTCAAGGGACACGACTTCTACCGGCCCTCCCACGAGACGATCTACCAGGCCATCCTCGACCTGTACGCCAAGGGCGAGCCGGCCGACCCGATCACCGTCGGCGCGGAGCTGACCCGGCGCGGCGAGATCGGCAAGGTCGGCGGGGCCTCGTACCTGCACACGCTGGTGCAGTCGGTGCCCACCGCGGCGAACGCCGAGTACTACGCGGAGATCGTCCACGAGAGGGCGGTCCTGCGCCGCCTGGTGGCCGCCGGTACGAAGATCACGCAGATGGGGTACGCGGCCGACGGCGACGTCGACGAGATCGTCAACAGCGCCCAGGCCGAGATCTACGCCGTCACCGAGCAGCGCACCTCCGAGGACTACCTGCCGCTGGGCGACATCATGGAAGGCGCCCTCGACGAGATCGAGGCCATCGGGTCGCGCAGCGGCCAGATGTCGGGCGTCCCGACCGGGTTCACCGACCTGGACTCGCTGACCAACGGCCTGCACCCCGGCCAGATGATCGTCATCGCGGCCCGTCCCGCCATGGGAAAGTCCACGCTCGCGCTGGACTTCGCGCGGGCCTGCTCGATCAAGAGCAACCTGCCGAGCGTGATCTTCTCCCTGGAAATGGGTCGCAACGAGATCGCGATGCGCCTCCTCTCGGCGGAGGCGCGGGTGGCCCTGCACCACATGCGTTCGGGAACCATGACCGACGACGACTGGACCCGGCTGGCCCGCCGGATGCCCGACGTCTCGGCCGCCCCGCTGTACATCGACGACTCCCCCAACCTGTCGATGATGGAGATCCGGGCCAAGTGCCGCCGGCTCAAGCAGCGCAACGACCTCTCGCTCGTCGTCATCGACTACCTCCAGCTGATGCAGTCGGGCGGCTCGCGCCGTCCCGAGAGCCGCCAGCAGGAGGTCTCGGACATGTCGCGAAACCTCAAGCTGCTGGCGAAGGAGCTGGAGGTCCCCGTGATCGCGCTCTCCCAGCTGAACCGTGGTCCCGAACAGCGCACGGACAAGAAGCCGATGGTCTCCGACCTCCGTGAATCGGGCTCGATCGAGCAGGACGCCGACATGGTGATCCTGCTGCACCGCGAGGACGCCTACGAGAAGGAGTCCCCCCGGGCCGGCGAGGCCGACCTGATCGTGGCCAAGCATCGAAACGGCCCCACGGCGACGATCACCGTGGCCTTCCAGGGCCACTACTCCCGCTTCGTGGACATGGCCAACACGTAG
- a CDS encoding serine hydrolase domain-containing protein, protein MDELIEDRDLLPATRRALSHRVAVAQSEGRAPSVVAAVARGSGIVWEGARTSVAGPGPDGNVQYRVGSISKTFTAVLVMRLRDEGLLDLSDPLEKHLPGTGVGEVTVAQLLCHTGGLAAETPGAWWERTPGSTRPELADVLGEDPFRHAPGRRYHYSNPGYTLLGSLVEALRGKPWAQVLRAEVLEPLGLDRTGEVPRAPHADGWAVHPWADVMMPEPLEDLGLMAAAGQLWSTTRDLARFAGFLLRGDERVLSAATVREMRAAASPPEPGVAEAGYGLGLQLAVHGGRRLAGHTGSLPGFVAALWISEADDVAAVVLANCTSGLPVATVAADLLAIVAEAEPRFPEPWRPLREADPVALELCGPWYWGTSAQVVRLTADGALQLEPVGATGRAARFRAEPDGSWRGLSGYYAGETLRAVRREDGSVSHLDLGSFVFTREPYDAGAPVPGGVDPGGWRGIG, encoded by the coding sequence ATGGATGAGCTCATCGAGGACCGTGACCTTCTCCCCGCGACCCGGCGTGCGTTGAGCCACCGGGTGGCCGTGGCGCAGAGCGAAGGGCGGGCGCCGTCCGTGGTGGCCGCGGTCGCGCGGGGGAGCGGGATCGTCTGGGAGGGCGCCCGGACCTCCGTCGCCGGGCCCGGCCCGGACGGGAACGTGCAGTACCGGGTCGGGTCGATCAGCAAGACGTTCACGGCCGTTCTGGTGATGCGGCTGCGCGACGAGGGGCTGCTCGACCTCTCCGATCCGTTGGAGAAGCACCTGCCCGGGACGGGCGTCGGCGAGGTGACCGTCGCCCAGCTGCTCTGCCACACCGGCGGGTTGGCCGCGGAGACGCCCGGTGCGTGGTGGGAGCGCACCCCCGGGTCGACGCGCCCCGAACTCGCGGACGTCCTGGGCGAGGACCCGTTCCGGCACGCGCCCGGCCGCCGGTACCACTACTCCAACCCCGGTTACACGCTGCTCGGTTCGCTCGTCGAGGCGCTGCGCGGGAAGCCGTGGGCGCAGGTGCTGCGGGCGGAGGTGTTGGAGCCGCTCGGTCTGGACCGCACGGGGGAGGTGCCCCGGGCGCCGCACGCGGACGGCTGGGCCGTGCATCCGTGGGCGGACGTGATGATGCCGGAACCGCTGGAGGACCTGGGCCTGATGGCCGCGGCCGGGCAGCTGTGGTCGACCACGAGGGACCTGGCACGGTTCGCCGGCTTCCTGCTGCGCGGTGACGAGCGGGTGCTGAGCGCCGCCACGGTACGGGAGATGCGCGCGGCGGCGTCGCCGCCGGAGCCCGGTGTCGCCGAGGCCGGATACGGCCTGGGCCTGCAGCTGGCGGTGCACGGCGGCCGCCGGCTCGCGGGGCACACCGGTTCGCTGCCGGGGTTCGTCGCGGCGCTCTGGATCAGCGAGGCGGACGACGTGGCGGCGGTGGTCCTGGCGAACTGCACCTCGGGTCTGCCCGTCGCGACCGTGGCCGCAGACCTGCTGGCGATCGTGGCCGAGGCCGAGCCGAGGTTCCCGGAGCCGTGGCGGCCGCTGCGGGAGGCCGATCCGGTGGCCTTGGAGCTGTGCGGGCCCTGGTACTGGGGCACTTCGGCCCAGGTGGTGCGACTGACGGCGGACGGGGCGCTGCAACTGGAACCGGTCGGCGCCACCGGGCGGGCGGCTCGCTTCCGCGCGGAGCCCGATGGCAGCTGGCGCGGGCTGTCCGGCTACTACGCGGGGGAGACCTTGCGGGCGGTGCGCCGGGAGGACGGGTCGGTCAGCCACCTCGACCTCGGGTCCTTCGTCTTCACGCGGGAGCCCTACGACGCCGGGGCGCCGGTGCCCGGCGGGGTGGACCCGGGGGGCTGGCGCGGCATCGGCTGA
- a CDS encoding winged helix DNA-binding domain-containing protein, which yields MNSALPLISTAERRHRLGRRHRLAPSVRAATVPQAADCVVALHATDASTVFLSARARLTEGGPEVIERALYEDVSLVRLLSMRNTLFAVSAPLAPYVDASTARAIAAKERRTLLKHLAEDGQGLDADWLAGAEEAALAALDTAGPATGSQLSAAVPALRLKITLGRGKKYEARTGIATRVIRLLAADGRIRRDRPRGSWTSSQYRWVHTAPWPALPAAEARAELAGRWLRAYGPATEADLAWWTGWTLTDVRTALAAVGPDPVRLEDGATALVSPGDTGPEPAPEPWAALLPGLDPSGMGWADRSFHLDPAHRPALFDYAGNIGPTVWWNGEIVGGWAQRADGEVVWRLLGRPGRAAEEAIAHEAGRLADWLGAARITPRFRTPLERELVA from the coding sequence GTGAACTCCGCCCTCCCCCTGATCAGCACCGCGGAACGCCGCCACCGCCTCGGCCGGCGCCACCGCCTGGCGCCCTCGGTCCGCGCCGCCACGGTGCCGCAGGCCGCGGACTGCGTCGTCGCCCTGCACGCCACGGACGCCTCGACGGTCTTCCTCTCCGCCCGGGCCCGGCTGACCGAGGGCGGCCCCGAGGTGATCGAACGGGCGCTCTACGAAGACGTCAGCCTGGTCCGCCTGCTCAGCATGCGCAACACTCTCTTCGCGGTCTCCGCCCCGCTGGCGCCGTACGTCGACGCCTCCACGGCCCGCGCCATCGCGGCCAAGGAGCGGCGCACCCTCCTCAAGCACCTCGCAGAGGACGGCCAGGGCCTGGACGCCGACTGGCTGGCCGGGGCCGAGGAGGCCGCCCTCGCCGCGCTGGACACCGCGGGCCCCGCCACCGGCAGCCAGCTGTCCGCCGCCGTGCCCGCCCTCCGCCTGAAGATCACTCTGGGCCGGGGCAAGAAGTACGAGGCGCGGACCGGCATCGCCACCCGGGTCATCCGACTGCTGGCCGCGGATGGGCGCATCCGCCGGGACCGCCCGCGCGGATCGTGGACCTCCAGCCAGTACCGCTGGGTCCACACCGCGCCCTGGCCCGCCCTGCCCGCCGCGGAAGCCCGCGCGGAGCTCGCCGGGCGCTGGCTACGGGCGTACGGCCCGGCCACCGAAGCGGACCTCGCGTGGTGGACGGGCTGGACCCTGACCGACGTCCGCACGGCCCTCGCCGCCGTCGGGCCCGACCCGGTACGGCTGGAGGACGGCGCCACCGCCCTGGTGAGCCCCGGTGACACCGGTCCCGAGCCCGCCCCCGAGCCCTGGGCGGCGCTGCTGCCCGGCCTCGACCCCAGCGGGATGGGCTGGGCCGACCGGAGCTTCCACCTCGATCCCGCGCACCGGCCCGCCCTCTTCGACTACGCCGGCAACATCGGCCCCACCGTCTGGTGGAACGGCGAGATCGTCGGCGGGTGGGCCCAACGCGCCGACGGCGAGGTCGTCTGGCGGCTGCTGGGCCGCCCCGGACGCGCCGCCGAGGAGGCGATAGCCCACGAGGCCGGCCGCCTGGCGGACTGGCTGGGCGCGGCCAGGATCACCCCGCGCTTCCGGACCCCGCTGGAGCGCGAGCTCGTCGCCTGA
- a CDS encoding GNAT family N-acetyltransferase: MSDASELTIRPATEADLPAIVAMLADDPLGATRESPDDLAPYVAALKRLSEDPNQHVVVAVRAGRVVGTLQLTIVHGLSRQGATRSVIEGVRVHADERGSGLGTRFIEWAIEQSRADHCSLVQLTSDATRTDAHRFYERLGFTGSHVGFKLSL, encoded by the coding sequence ATGAGCGATGCCTCCGAGCTGACCATCCGCCCCGCGACCGAGGCCGACCTTCCGGCGATCGTCGCCATGCTGGCCGACGACCCGCTCGGGGCGACGCGGGAATCCCCCGACGACCTCGCTCCGTACGTCGCGGCCCTCAAGCGCCTCTCCGAGGACCCGAACCAGCACGTGGTCGTCGCCGTCCGCGCGGGACGGGTCGTGGGCACGCTCCAGCTCACGATCGTCCACGGGCTCTCCCGCCAGGGCGCGACCCGTTCCGTCATCGAGGGCGTCCGCGTCCACGCCGACGAACGCGGCAGCGGGCTCGGCACCCGGTTCATCGAATGGGCGATCGAGCAGTCCCGGGCCGACCACTGCAGCCTGGTCCAGCTCACCTCGGACGCGACCCGGACCGACGCCCACCGCTTCTACGAGCGCCTCGGCTTCACCGGTTCGCACGTCGGGTTCAAGCTCTCTCTCTGA
- a CDS encoding GNAT family N-acetyltransferase, with protein sequence MTPPQITEAPIRPLTMDDLPRCADLSEDRGWPREVHKWGLLLAAGDGYGIDAPDGQGLAAACVVTRYGQTPAAPELAAIGMVLVADRYARRGLGRRLMRHVCDDVLKGVPLTLHATPYGRPLYEELGFASAGRAEMLRGTFRPDGTVDSHDGSTVRPAGVEDLSRILALDAEVFGTDRTHMIVRLPAFADQLLVAEDGEGTLTGYAAAWPNMDTHVVGPLIARDTDTARALVTALAAGTERPLRTDVDLRHEELRGWLKERGLESVSSNTVMTRDIPGPPGDWTRRWAPLTVAAG encoded by the coding sequence GTGACACCACCACAGATCACCGAGGCACCCATCAGGCCACTGACCATGGACGACCTCCCCCGGTGCGCCGACCTGTCCGAGGACCGCGGCTGGCCCCGCGAGGTCCACAAGTGGGGGCTGCTCCTCGCCGCGGGTGACGGCTACGGCATCGACGCCCCGGACGGGCAGGGACTGGCCGCCGCCTGTGTCGTCACCCGGTACGGACAGACTCCCGCCGCGCCGGAGCTCGCCGCCATCGGCATGGTGCTGGTCGCCGACCGCTATGCCCGCCGGGGCCTGGGCCGCCGTCTGATGCGGCACGTCTGCGACGACGTCCTCAAGGGCGTGCCCCTCACCCTGCACGCCACCCCCTACGGCCGACCCCTCTACGAAGAGCTCGGCTTCGCGTCCGCGGGCCGCGCCGAGATGCTCCGCGGCACCTTCCGGCCCGACGGGACGGTGGACTCCCACGACGGCTCCACCGTCAGGCCGGCCGGCGTGGAGGACCTCTCCCGCATCCTGGCGCTGGACGCCGAGGTCTTCGGCACCGATCGCACCCACATGATCGTCCGGCTGCCCGCCTTCGCGGACCAACTCCTCGTGGCCGAGGACGGCGAGGGCACGCTCACGGGCTACGCCGCGGCCTGGCCCAACATGGACACCCACGTCGTGGGCCCGCTGATCGCCCGGGACACCGACACCGCCCGCGCCCTCGTCACGGCCCTGGCCGCGGGCACCGAACGGCCGCTGCGCACCGATGTCGACCTACGGCACGAGGAACTCCGCGGCTGGCTGAAGGAACGCGGCCTGGAGTCCGTGTCCTCCAACACCGTCATGACCCGAGACATCCCCGGCCCGCCCGGTGACTGGACCCGTCGCTGGGCGCCGCTCACCGTGGCCGCCGGCTGA